The Kogia breviceps isolate mKogBre1 chromosome 19, mKogBre1 haplotype 1, whole genome shotgun sequence genome contains the following window.
CATGGAGGAGCCCCTGGAAATGGAGCGGAGCCCGCAGCTGCGGAAGCATGCCTGCCGGGTCATGGGGGCCCTCAACACCGTGGTGGAGAATCTGCACGACCCCGAGAAGGTGTCCTCTGTGCTTGCCCTCGTGGGCAAAGCCCACGCCCTCAAGCACAAGGTGGAGCCTGTGTACTTCAAGGTATGTCACCAGATGGGTGCTGGGTGGCAGCACCCACCCTGTTCCGCCCCAGAGCCCCATAACCAATGACAGCCTGCAGGCCACTGGGCCACCCagcctctccccccccccccccagcacggCTGTTCCCAGGAGGGGCAGCAGGATGGGGGCTGCATCTTGAGGGTGTCTGGTTCCCAAAGCTGCCAGGTTCTTGTTTCATGAACAATCCCCTTGGTCAAACACAGGAGAGAAGGGATTCTGGGGGCTGCAGAGGGCAGGACGCCCAGGCATTtactcccccttccttcctttgtacCCAGATCCTCTCTGGGGTCATCCTGGAGGTGATCGCCGAGGAATTTGCCAATGACTTCCCGCCCGAGACGCAGAGAGCCTGGGCCAAGCTTCGCGGCCTCATCTACAGCCACGTGACCGCTGCCTACAAGGAAGTGGGCTGGGTACAGCAGGTCCCCAACACCACCATGTGAGGAGGCAGCCTCCCTGCCgcatcctcccccatcccctggccTCCCACCTCTCCTAGCGCCCAGGGACTGACCACCGGGTCAGGAACAGCTCCGGGAGGGTGGATCTGGGGTCTGACACATTAAAGAACAGGCATGATAGGAAAAGACCCGCTCAGGCCGAGGACCCCAGACAGATTCTCCTCGGGCAGAGCCTTCCCTTTCCCTAGAACCAGTGGACACTCAAGGCACCCCAAGACCGAGGCTGCCCCGGGGCAGAGAGGCTCCAAAAGTTCCTGGCGGGAAAGCTGCTCATCAGGCCGAGAGGCAGCCCAGGCCAGCTCCGGCCACTTCCTCCCTGGTACCAATCACATGGGGCTGTTTTTCATCTAATGCTGACCGCGCTCCCTCCCGCCTCGGCCTCAGCAAGGCTGGAGCCAGGAGAATCACGAGGACGCACGCACGTGCCGGAGCCCACCCGGAGCCTGCGTGGGTGTCCCTCCCACGCACACTACAGGGGGTTTTACTTCTGGGCGACCCCGGAGGCCGGGTTCCCAGTGCTGGGGTGAGGGCCCCGGGGGACGGGCGGCTGGCCTGGTGACTCCAGCTGACTCGGAGCACGAGGGGAGGGCTGGCCCCCAGACTTGGCGGCTGGGAACACTCCGGCCTCCCTGGGCCCCCAAGGGGCTGGGGCTCTGGGAGCTCAATGGAGGGGCggaggcagggctggaggagggacGGGGAGAGGGGCGGAGGCGGGAAAGGGAAGCAGGGGTCAGCCAGCGGCTGGGGACACGCGTTGGAGAGAAACATTCCCAGCAGTTTCCCAGGGAAAAGGCGGCGTCCCCTCCCCGGGCTCCGAGCGGGTCCGCGGAGCCGGCCGGACCTCCTGCTCACTCCGCGGAGTAGGTTCCCCGAGGGCGGCCTGCAGAGGCCCGGCCTCCCTGCCTTCCTGCGTCTGACCACactggcccccgctcactgcggCTCCCTTCAGCACCCTGAGAGCGCGGAGCCCTCGGGGACTGCCGGCAATGGCCAGATGTTCACAGCTGGGCCCTGCCGCCCCAGACCTCAGAGTGAATGAAAGCAGGCAGGCGATTTCTACCTGCCagaggcggaggaggaggaggaggaggaggaggaggaggaggaggaggagctggcagCCCGGAAGCAgccggagggcaggggaggggtcagtggggggaagggggctTGCCCTCCCACGCCTCTCCCCAGGCAGGCTCGACCGCCAAAGATGAGTTTGTTTACAGCCAGGAGACAAGACTTCCTGCTTCTAGAGAAAAGGGCTTTTTTATAGGGGCCTAGAGGGACGGAAGAGAGCGAGCTGGCCCGTGCAAGCTCCAGTGAATCAGAAACACATGGACTGCATTTCCCGAAACgaagccctgtcccctcccctctcttgcCCTAGCTGGACCCCTGGGACTTAAATCTCGCCAAACCCCAAGCATTAGGAAACCACTGAAATCTCATGCCTCCCCCTTTGTGCTCCTTGTGGACTGAATGGAGATGGGCCACCGTGGGGACTGGTTGGGGCCCTGTGCCCTCCTGGGCCTGAGCGCGCCACATCTGGGTCACCCCAGCTGAGGGAATTGTCCCCTCATCCCTTGGCACACTCTGGTGCCACCTCTGGTCTCCTGGGAACACGGGTGTGACCCCCCCCCCAGAGGGCGTGTCTCCCTGGGCCCGGGCCTGCAGACCCCACTACTGCCAGGGTCCATATGGGTTCAGAGGGCGAGAGGTTACAGGGCAGAGTTCTAGAAGGCCTCCATCCAGCCTCTCTTATCAGAGACGCAATAGCGAGCCAGACACCACTGTTTATCGAACTGTCTCTGCTTCAGGGTGTGCGtgcactcgtgtgtgtgtgtgtgtgtgtgtgtgtgtgtgtgtgtgtgtgtgtgtgtgtgcgcgcgcgcgcacggaGTCAGGAGGTGGCGGAGGATGGGGGTGGTGAGTGCAAAGGCGGGGGCTGCGGGTGCAGAGGATGCCCATGGGTGGCCCAAGGAGGCACCACAGGCCAACCAGAGAGTGCGCATAtctcagaagaggaaaagagcTCACTGTTCGCAGTTTGTGGAACATTTTCAGGCAGTTCTGTCGCTCAGATCCCATGGAGGTGGGCACCACAGATGTGATTCGCATTTTAGAGAAAAAGATCTGAGGTTCAGATGGGCCGGCCGAGGTCTTGGCAGAAAAGGGCCTAGAAGCTGGGCCTAGTGGGCTTTCACGGGCCCCGCGTGGGTCTCTGGGCTGGTAGCGTTCGGCCTTGCAGCCCCTGATTCCTCTGCCCTCTCCCCGGGTTCCCTGGTCCCACTCGGAGGCCCTAGTAACCTGTTACCTACATCTCCTATCTCGTCCACAGACCACCGGCCGCGCTGCCCTCTTCGGGGCCATAGgaccccctctctcctctcccctccctggcagCACCTTGAGCTGAAGGCCGAGTTCTGAAGACGCTCCTTGACCCTGCATCTCTGGGTGCCAAGGAAGCTGGAGGAATCCCTGACTCGTCTTCCCGGAAAGAGGCTGCCTCGGCCTCGGTCACAGTCCCCCTGGAGCCGCCGGAAGGTGGCATCAGCTACCTGGATGCTGACCCCAGCTCAGCGGCGCAGCGGGTGGCCTGTGGGGTGGGGGACCTTTCCTCCTTGAAGAGCGGGGCACACCCTTCTTAGCTTTTCTACTCACTGTTAGAGACCTAGCTGAGTGGCCGGCGGgaatggggggggggcaggtctGTGAGTCACTGGAGGAACAAACCAGCCCTGTTTCTATCTGCCTGGCCACACACAGGTCTCCACATCACTTATCTAGAATACCACGCACACACGTCTACCGTATACACAGATATATTCTATATACAatctatatataaatctatatatctatatatctatatatatacacatacctatCTATGATGTGTATCACTAAGGCCCAGAGGCATGTGTGAAGCCTCGGGTCTGCCCACCGAGGGGTCCTGGCAGCTTCTGGGCAGAGAAGAGAGTGTTCCGGCAGAGATGATGGGGTCCCACATCAGCATGGAGAGGACCCGGGCCTGCGTGGGCAGGGTTGCGGTGACCCAGCTTGCCGGCAAAGCCCAGCCCATTCTCTGACCAGCTCCCCCCATTCCTGCTCTCCACTTCAGGCAGAAAGGATTTGGTGTTCCCTACCTCTGCCCCCCACAAAAGGGGGTGGGTCCCTGACTTGCCCCTAAATGGGCAAGGGGAGACAGAGGGGGCCAGAAGTTCTGGACAGGACAactgcagtgggggaggggccgtGGTCCAGAAACCTCGGATGCCAGCTGCATCTGCCTTTGCCACTGAGACAGACGGCCCTGGTGGGAGGGGGAATCCAGGCTGCTGTCAGTGGGGCAGTGGTGACGGCACCAGATGCCTCCATCTCTTCCTGGggctctgagggctgagggccttccctcccctgcctctgctGGCTTGCAGCCAGCCCTCTCCATCCATCTAGGTCAGCGTTGctggggaccccccccccccaatgtgTGCCCCTTGGTCATGCGTATTGTCCTCAAGGATGTTTTGCTGCTGTGGCTACTGTGCCTGTGTCCTCCTGTCCCATCTTCGTGCAGCCATCCGTGTAACTGCCTGTCCTCCTTTTGTAGTTTCTGATGTTTGTAACCAGACCCAGCCGTGTCATTAAACAGACTCATTCTTCCTGTGTCTGTGCACGCTTATTTGGTCTTTTCCTGCCACCTGCCCCTCGCCTCTGTCTCCCCTCCTTAGTTCAAGACTCGGGCCTTTTTCTTGAAAGGCGACCCCCCCCAAGGGTCCCCCTCACCTGTGTCTCAGCCTTGGCTGGTCGCGGGCCCCTCTGATTGGGGTTCAAGACGGTGGTGGGGGGCCCCAGCTTGTTTACTCAGGAGCACAGAGCTGCAGACCGGAAGTTGGACTCCAGAGGTGGGAGGGCGGGAAGGGAGTCTGTGCTTGTTTAAAAAAGTCTGGGGGTTTTTCATCTTTTGTTCTGGAAATATCCTCCCTCAcatgggggagaggagagagggaggactcAAGGGAGAGATGTTCAGAAAGGAGGGCCCTTCTAGTTTAGTGAGCCCAGCAAGCCAAGGATAGGACCTTGATCTTCTGGACCTGAGCTGGGCATCCCACACCAAGAGCTGAGGCCCGGCCTGATGCTCAAGGTACAGTGGTGGGGCAGCCCCTGGGCGTTTGGGAAAGAGGAAGTCTGCCCTTACTAGCCTTAGGCCCCCAATACCTTCCCTGAgctctctgcccccagccccttctATCTCCCACCCCACAGCCTCGGGCCAGGCCTGCCCAGCCCTCGCTCATGATGGAGGCAACAGTCAGCAGCATCGACTCCCAGAGGAGGGACCAGGAGGTCACCACCCCCGGTGGGCTGCAGGAGAAGCAGGAAGCAGCCTCTGTCCCTTGGGAGGGCTCCCGGCTGTCTGGGAAGATTCAGCTGACACACAAGAAAGGTCTTGTCTCCCAGGCCGTGAACTTGTTGAATGCAGGCTGTGCCTTCATCGCCTGGGCCTGGCACAGCAGAGGTGCTGGATAGCAATCCAGAGACTAAATAAATACCACTCACTCTTAGAAAGCCAGACCAGCACCTGGGGCCAAGAGTGAGCTGTGTGCACTGACACGGGCATGCAGAGTGGAGAGGACAGAGCGAGGCAAGGACTTTCCAGGGAGGCGGCGCTGCAAGAGAGAGCCCCGGGCTCTGGGCTGTCTCCctatgctgtgtgaccttgggcaagtcactcacacTTTCTGAGCCACGGTCACCTCTAATTTAAAACAGGAGTGAACGTGAGGCCTGTCTTGCGAGGCAGGTAccaggagcaggaaggaggaTGCACGCCACCGTGCTGGGGACATGGGAATGCTCAGGACAGAGTGACGGTCAGGCCACCGGAAGCAGCAAACGGAGGGCGGGGGGTGGGTTGCTGGCCAAGATGAGCGATGACTCTTGAAAGAGACTTCCAGTTTCATGGCCCCTGGTGGGCTCAGGCTGAGCCAGAGACAGAGGGGTGTGGGTACAGTGGGGCAGAGGGGACTAAGAGGAGAAGGGGCATCTGTGGTCGAAGGTGGGGGGTAGTCTTTAGGAAGAAAAACCCCTCCCCAGTTCACTTcggttggcttgaaagtggtgaAGGGGCCTCAGAGCTGGAATCATTCTGGAATGTGGCCCTTGAGAATGGTTCTCTCCACTGCCCAACCCCCCCAAAGAGAGGACACTGGCAATTAGTGATTCATCCTACACTTGAGCAAGGGATGCTGCTTGAGTAGGGGGGCAGGTAAGGTCCAAAACAGAGGTGATGCTGGGCAGGGCCCATGTGTCCTGGTGGGCTgcagcctgggggcagggggctaCAGGGTACAGGAGCAGAGactggagttttgttttgtgcTCTATGCTCAAGGATAACCTTGTCGCCGAAGAGCTGAGCAACTGGGTCAGCTCCCCTTGGCGTGCTCGGGCGGTGAGCGATGGGGTGTCAGGAACGGGGGTGCAGAGGCTGTGAGGCACCTTCCCGGCCAAGCCGTCCTGGCCGCGCAGCCCCACAGCGACCCCTGCTGACCACGGCAGGAACATCACCCGGGAAGCCGAGCCTGAGCGGCTGGCGAAGTTACCTTCCTATTTTCCTTCCTCTGGGGCCCAACTTCCTCTCTCGCTTTAAAGGAGGTAGTGCCCTAAACGGGgcctgaggcaaaaagaaaaaaaatgtgcacCCCATGTATACTTATGAAAATGTCCTCCCGTGTTTTGACCCAAGTGGAAAAAGCTAATAAatgctccattttttaaaagactttacgTAAAACCCCACATCTCCCAAGCTGTTAGCTCACCTATGTTAACACTTATAAACCCAGTTGGGGACACAAGAGCCACGTGGGGTCATTAAAACAAACAACGGCCtgtctttgtttaaaattttgaattttttgttcatcatggatatttttgttttaataaagatcttttttttttttttttaaacagtcaggctttcttttgtttttggggcttacaggatcttagttcccccaccagggatcgaactcgtgtacTGGGCAGTGcaaaagcagagtcctaaccactggaccaccagggaattcccagtaaagattttttaaaatattgtatttaagCATTATTTCCTTTGTTTACTGCGCTgcccttaaattttgtgccccAGGCAAGTGCCTCATTCATCTCACCCTATTCCCAGAGCTTTCCTAGAACATCCTTTCGAGGTACTACAGCTGAAAAACACGCAACCTTGACCTCAAAAAGTCCCCCCTCCACACTTCCCAGGGCAGTAGGTTTCAGCGTGTCTCAGCTGATACCTTTGATAAAAGGATGACCACACCAGGGTAAGAGTTTGGGCTTTGGCAGTCCCTTAGGGTTGGAGACGCTGGGTCAGAAGGTTTTTGTGGCCGGAAACAGAGGTCCACTCAGGCTCCCAATGTGAGAGGgggctggggaattccctggcggtccagtggttaggattccacgctttcactgccaagggcctgggttcaatccttggttggggaactaagatcccacaagccgtgcagcgccggccaaaaaaaaaaaaaaaaaaaggaaaatcaaagtgAGGGTGCTGTATGGTGAAGGACAGACATGCAGACATGCTGAAGGAAGGGAGTCAGGCGTCAGGCCTCCGGGAGTCAGGCAAAACCACGTGGCCCGGACTCACTAGAAGGAGGGACTCCAGCACAGCTGCCCGGGGGCCTGGGAACTGGGCGGTGGCCTGGGCGAGGACAGCTCCAGGCCCCGTAATCTCCTGCCCTCCTTGTGGGCCTGAGCATGCCCACTGCAGCATGCACAGTCCCTGGGGCTCCAATGCTCTGGACCCAGCTTCTCAGCCTTCCACGGCTTCCACTGAGGAACCAGCTCTCAGACTCCCCAGCAGAGATGCTGTTTGATCCCACTTTTCTGGGTGAGTGTTTGTGCACAAAGCTCTCAGTTGAGACCACTGTAGAAGCCACTGGCTGCCCTGCATGAGGTGCCCACCTGTGGTCTGATCGGCTATGGCCATGTGGTAGGGAACATGGCTACTGCTATAGTACTAGCACCAAGGGCCAATTGCAGTATTTCCCCACAAAGGACAGAGAGACTCCATCCCCAGATGACTCCCTGTCAGCTTCAGTTTCTCAGTCTCAGATTCTCTCTGTCACACATGAAACCCCCAACCCAGAGCAACCAGCCACCACCTCTGACTGTTgtccttttcttttgttgcccTCTTCTTTCAGGCCTAAATCCCACTGTAGCCTCCCCGCCTTCTCCAGTCCATCCTCACATGGCCACTGGCTCAGTCTGCTGGGGCCAAAAGGGGCTGTGTTCCTGTTCAAGAGTGTCCAGTGGCTCCGATGACCTCACAAAGATGGTCCGAGCTCCTTCCTCAgccgtggggtgggggtggggctacAACCTGGCACTGATACACTTCCCTCATCTGAACTGTTGGTCATTCTCCATCACAAACTTGACTTTCTTCTTGGCTCCCTTGGCCCCAGTCAGGAGCAGCCCTCTCTACCGCCAGCATCTCCCCCTATTGAAATGGCACCCCTTCCTCAAGGCTGCTCCGTGCCTCTCCTTGCCGGCACCTGCCTGGATGAGCCCCCTCTGTGTGCTGAGACCACCTCCCACACGAGCACTGGGATGCCCACACAGTATATAacctcgctctcctccccacgaGAGGGTTGAGAGGCgacagaactttttttaaaatttggctgtgctgggtcttcactgcggcatgcgtgcaggatctagttccctgactagggatcgaacccggacaccctgcaatgggagcacagagtcttacccactggactgccagggaagtcccagaacatcTTTAAAGCCATGGCTTGGTGGCTGAGTGGCTGGTGGCTGAGGGAAAAAGGTAGGGGGCAGAGGCTTAGACCAGGGGTCGCAGGGGAGGTGATGCAAGGAGGTACAGTcagggtttatttttgttttggtttgtttgttttaaatttatttatttatttttggctgtgttgggtcttcattgctgcacgcaggctttctctaattgcggcgagcgggggctactcttcgttgcagtgtggcggcttctcttgctgcggagcacgggctctaggcacgcgggcttcagtagctgtggctcacgggctcagtagttgtggctcgcgggcttagctgctccgcggcatgtgggatcttcccggaccagggcttgagcccatgtcccctgtgttggcaggtagattctcaaccactgtgccaccagggaagccccagggtttaTTTTTGGAGTTGGTCCAACACGATTTATGGGTGGATTGGATGTGAGGGGTGAAGAGAGGACAGTGAAGATGATTCCTGGGTTTCTGGTCTGCTTACCTTGGCAAGTGGAGTGGCCATTTTCTAGGGGGAAATGGCCAGGGAAGGACAGGATTTGGCCAGAGGAAAATCAACAGTTCTGtctccagacttccctggtggtccagtggttaagactccatgcttccaatgcaggggctgcgggttcaatccctggccgggcaaccaagatcccacatgctgcatggcgcggccaaattaaacaaagaaagaaacaaataaaaaaaacagtTCTGCCTCTTCCACATGTGGGGCGTCCAGGGGGCAGCTGGATGCTATAGCCTGAAGCACAGTGGTGCTGCCAGAGCTGGGACTTAAATCTGGGACTGGATGAGCTCACTGGGGAGAGAGTGTGGGAAGAGAACAAGGCCAGAGCCTCGGGGGCCAGGGGTAGAGGGAGGAGCCGGGAAGCAGAGGGCGGGGGTCAGGGGGTGGGACAAAACCTAGAAGCTGCCCGTAGAGTATTCCCAGGAGGCCTGGCCAGCAGGGTCAGTGCCGCTGCAGGGTCCAGAGCAGTGAGGACAGATGCAAGGCGGACCCAGGGGAGCCTGacggggggcggggtggaggggtGCCCCAGGGGAGACAGGGGACAGAGGTGGCAGGGGACTGGAGGAGTCaggagagagaggggcagggtgggggccagGATGGCTGGGGGGAAGTGCTCCCGAGGGAGGGGATGGCTCTCTCAGAGGACCTGCCTGGGACGAGGGAGAGGCGGCCTGTGCTGCTGGCCAGAGAAAAGGTGAGGGAGACAAGACAAGGCGTCCAGAGCTGACCGCTTGTCCATGAAGCCTGAGTCAAGGTCGTTAcctaagaagcctgtgtgtgtgaGGTGCTGAGGGGGGTTGAGGCGAGAAGGCAGGATGGGAAGAGCCTCGGAGCAGGGAAAAGCGAATCTACTCCTCCGGAAGCGGGTAGAACTAGGGGCTGGCACGTGATTAACGAGACACGTGCTGTGGACTTGACTGCAGAGCAGCCAGCGCCCTCCTGGGGTGACTTTTGCCAAAGAAACACCGAAGTCGAACTGCAGTTAGAATCGTCAGAACAGATTTTATTCACGACTATTGCAATCGAGCGAAAGACAGCTCAGTTTAGAATCAGCTCAGCTCTGAACACCAGGTGGGGGGAGTGGAAGTTTACAGCCGAGGAGCAGGGCGGAGGGcggtggatggaaaattaccaaGAGGCAACATCAGGGGTCGGGGTGGAGGGGAACTTCCGGCTTCAGTGACCTAAGaagattcttgctgaaggcaggccaggggGCTCAGGCATCACCTGGGGGGAGCGGGTGGTGGAGGATGAGGATGTGGGGGATTCTAGTTAAACCAACTGAGCAGGACCTCGCGGAAATTGGACAATGCAGATGAACACAGAAGTCCACAAGTCAGGCCTAGTGGGAAGATCGGGGGAGTCTGAGTAGAATTAGAGACTGTCACCTTCTCCCTCGGGCCACAGGGGAATAGAAAGTTCCCTGAGAGCCAGGGGAGAGTGCTGAGTTCGCACAGGGCAGACGGGCAGGCCTAGGCCTGGGTCCTCCAAGTGCACGGGTCACACGGAAGGGGCGGCACCCTCACTGCCCAGAGCATCCTCAGGGCCCACCCAGTCACACACGGGCCTGAGGAACCCATCCCTCCGTGCTGCCTCCTTCAGCCCTTTTCTGCAGCTGGGGCTGGGGCGTGTGGACctggggaggaggcaggggggagggggaggggagggggaggggaggggcccccGGGGGCAGGTGGGGAAATGAGCCCTTGACCTTGTCTAAGTCCAAAGACAGAACGTGCAACACTGTTCactgttaaaaacaacaaattgttatgcaaaaacaaaaaaatgtaaggGCGCTTCCAAAACTTTAGAGCTCACCCGTAATCCATCACCCTCACGCAATCTTCCAGTTGTCTTTTGTATGCATTAAAAATTTAGAACGCTTGAAATTTTTATACATAGTTTCAAAAATAGCATTCACAGGGGTTCTGCATGATTCCAAAAGCAATATATGATCACTGCAGGGAATTGAGGgacaaaaggaaaacacaaagaagGGAAAACAATCACCTGTGATCCCTCCAAGCAGAGGCGACCactgttactgttttttttttttttttttttttttttttgcggtacgcgggcctctcactgctgtggcctctccccttgcggagcacaggctccggacacgcaggctcagcagccatggctcacgggcccagccgctccgtggcatgtgggatcttcccagaccggggcacgaacccgcatcccctgcatcggcaggcggactctcaaccactgcgccaccagggaagccccactgttacTGTTTTGGTGTAGATCCTTGCAGTCTCTTCCTTATGCTGACATACATCACACCTGGCATATATGTACTGCGTTTTTTTATTAAGTTGGGATCATATGGCACGTGTTTGTTTCAGCAAGATCTCTTTGCTTACATGGAACCTCCTGGAGCTTACCCAAGTAATGGTTTATGTCGGGGTCACACAGTGACAACAATGACAGCTGACTCCATGGTGGCACGCGTGCTAGACATGTTCCCAGGGATTCTGGCTGGCCCCCTGTTTGAAATGACCCAGGGAAGGAGCCCACCATCTCCTCTCAGGCAACCTCAAGGCCTTCTCCCCAGCCTGTAGCTTCCACTCCTGCCCCCTGCATCCTCTTCTCCACTCAGCACCCAGAGGATGCTTTTACATGTGAATAAGATTGTGTCAGTCCTCTCCCCGCCCCATCAAAACCCTCCACAGTTTCCCACAGTCACACTCAAACAGAATGCAGAGTCCTGGCCTGGCCCACTGGGTGGCATGATTTAGCCCAGGGCCcatctctccagcctcagtttcctctctgtgctccagccacacttTCCTCCCTGCTGTTCCTGAGAGGCAAGTGCacattcctgccccagggcctttgcatctgcTGTTCCCTGTGCCAGAATACTTTTCCCCTGCATCACCCCATGGCTCTGTCCCTCCCTTcactcaggtctctgctcaaacatcacctcctcagaggagccttccctgaccacctctcAAACACAACAGCCCTGTCTCATCCCTCTCTCTTTGCTCTGGTCTAGGTTTCCTATGGATCTGACCATGACCTGATATTGCACTTTTGGATTGTCCACTTCCCTCGTTAGCACAGCCTGCCATGCAGGCGTGGACCTCACCTGCCAGAGCTGGCCTAGGATGAGATGTGTGAGGCACTCGCTTCAGGGGCAAAACTTACAGGGGCTCCCCAAACCCCCAAGAATCAAGAGAAAtcatattttaatgcaatttttttgtttgtttttggccttgCCCCCTCggcttgtggcatcttagttccacAACTGGGGATTGAACCAGCGCCCTCAGCACTGAAAGCACGAAGttcactggacggccagggaagtcccccctttttttcttttaatttttggctgcgtcaggtcttcattgctgcacacagtcttcctctagttgtggcgagcgggggccactctttgtcgcagtgtgcgggcttctcattgcggtggcttctcttgttgcagagcccgggctctaggcacgtgggtttcagtagttgtggcgcgcgggctgagtagttgtggcttgtgggcttagttgctccgcggtgtgtgggatcttcccggaccagggatcaaacccgtgtcccctgcattggcaggcggattcttaaccactgcgccaccagggaagtcccaatatttttttaaaatagaaattaatgccCACAAAATCCATGATGAAACAATATCAACATTTTTAATGAAGACAGGATCTGTTTTCCTTGCCCTTCTATCCTGTTTAGAATCATCCAGCCACAGCTGATGCTGGGAAACGGTCCCTGAGTGAATTAGGAACAACAGGGGAGAAAACAGAGCTGGGTGAAAGCAAAAGACCAGAAGCAGGTGGGCGGAGGcaggaggggcagagaggaggggtcTCCCCGGAGAGGGGCCAGGCTGGGGGTCCTGAGGAGCCCCCTGCCTGGGGAAGCAGTTGGGGGGAAGAGGTCAGGTGGGTCCCTGAGAACAGGGCAGGGATCAGAGACAGTGAGTTTGTTACCCGAAAACTGGGTtcgcctcttggtgggtgttgaaCCAAAAGATACAACCAAGCCAAACAGCAGGTGAAGGAAGGATTTCTTACTttcagcaagtaaggagaacaccgggGATCTTTCCTGAAGCAGCacaattggggaagttttaagctaagggtacatgcgtATTCAtaaaggggcttgagcagagaaGAGTTAAAAGCATCGAATGGGGGCAAAGgtcaacaga
Protein-coding sequences here:
- the CYGB gene encoding cytoglobin, yielding MEKVPGEMEIERRERSEELSEAERKAVQATWARLYANCEDVGVAILVRFFVNFPSAKQYFSQFKHMEEPLEMERSPQLRKHACRVMGALNTVVENLHDPEKVSSVLALVGKAHALKHKVEPVYFKILSGVILEVIAEEFANDFPPETQRAWAKLRGLIYSHVTAAYKEVGWVQQVPNTTIPPAALPSSGP